In Antechinus flavipes isolate AdamAnt ecotype Samford, QLD, Australia chromosome 3, AdamAnt_v2, whole genome shotgun sequence, a genomic segment contains:
- the RRP1 gene encoding ribosomal RNA processing protein 1 homolog A isoform X1, with product MAPAPALPSEIQLAQRLAGNEKTIRDRAVRKLRRYIRAKTEAASGGFSHDELLKIWKGLFYCMWMQDKPLLQEELGNTISQLIHVFQNTETQHLFVQTFWQTMNREWIGIDRLRLDKFYMLMRLLLNQSFEALKRSGWEESQVELLLDILMKEILHPDSQAPCGVKSHFIDIYLEELTKVGAEELTADQNLKFVIPFCKIASRTKDSTLLYNIVGGIFDAILEQAPFAIEDLIRELNANQEDSELLETESDDMTSIRLHGKQKKGKKGKDSFSSEDKPKVKKQSNGKGHIGLVLQFNYEEIADRLFEMASRQSTPSLNRKHLYKLVRKFQSLAEGIFPQDGLPRRKKLNKNRLQQKKTRLPKSKLKREKGKKDEKQNIETDVPFEKDKSRTTKRKEMKKRKHMSTDSSFPYEKDISDTAIPLNPQNDSSGRPCKRKKIQGPKVGKVSDGFQENKNDETETQKHEKKQELTDLEVVMPAIRKNRKKDACKKIETKKQQKKNLDTPLQTAFIETPAVKRLPAHPLVSPKPESNVIGTSKLVTKHRKKGVHGSNHIASQKALKVSSNVVHRKELSRNSDLTVECQDIDNTRMIKKKHKWISRDSVVPPQQDMAKLSEKELATSTENLTDCDFLPPSKRPNRNVSRSAGSLNRKTKRILWSLGPRMLFRSPGRRVKRNTRKDL from the exons gtGGGTTCAGTCATGACGAATTgttaaaaatatggaaagggCTTTTTTACTGTATGTGGATGCAGGACAAACCTCTCCTACAG GAGGAACTTGGAAATACAATTTCCCAGCTTATTCATGTTTTTCAGAACACAGAAACCC AGCACCTGTTTGTTCAAACTTTTTGGCAAACCATGAACCGTGAGTGGATTGGAATAGACAGATTGCGCCTGGATAAGTTCTACATG CTAATGCGCCTGCTTCTGAACCAGTCCTTTGAGGCATTAAAAAGAAGTGGATGGGAGGAAAG TCAGGTTGAACTACTTCTGGATATCCTAATGAAAGAAATTTTGCACCCAGACAGTCAGGCACCTTGTGGAGTAAAGTCTCACTTTATTGACATATACTTAGAAGAACTGACTAAAGTAGGAGCAGAAGAG CTTACTGCAGATCAAAACCTGAAGTTTGTTATTCCGTTCTGCAAAATAGCATCTAGGACAAAGGA TTCTACTTTGCTGTATAATATAGTTGGAGGTATTTTTGATGCAATTTTGGAACAAGCTCCCTTTGCCATTGAAGATTTAATAAGAGAATTAAATGCAAACCAAGAAGACAGTGAACTGTTAGAAACTGAATCAGATGATATGACATCTATAAGATTACATGGGAAGCAAAAGAAAG GAAAGAAAGGCAAGGATTCCTTCTCAAGCGAAGATAAACCAAAAGTGAAAAAGCAGAGTAATGGAAAGGGACACATCGGGCTTGTCCTTCAG tttaactATGAGGAAATTGCTGATAGACTGTTTGAAATGGCCAGCAGGCAAAGCACTCCTTCCTTGAATAGGAAGCATCTCTACAAATTGGTCAGAAA gttcCAGAGCCTAGCTGAAG GCATATTCCCTCAAGATGGCCTTCCTCGGCGGAAAAAGTTGAATAAGAACAGACTTCAACAAAAGAAGACTCGTCTAccaaaatcaaaattgaaaagagagaaag ggaaaaaagatgaaaagcagAATATAGAGACAGATGTGCCTTTTGAGAAAGACAAGTCAAGAactacaaagagaaaagagatgaaaaaaaggaagcataTGAGTACAGATTCTTCTTTTCCATATGAGAAAGATATATCTGATACAGCTATTCCCTTAAATCCTCAAAATGATAGCTCAGGGAGaccatgtaaaagaaaaaagattcaagGACCAAAAGTTGGAAAAGTATCAGATGGCTTCCAGGAGAATAAGAATGATGAAACAGAGAcccaaaaacatgaaaaaaaacaagaattgacAGACCTTGAAGTGGTGATGCCAGCCATCcgcaaaaacaggaaaaaagatgcTTGTAAGAAGATAGAAACCaagaaacagcaaaagaaaaactTGGACACCCCACTTCAGACAGCTTTTATAGAAACTCCTGCTGTCAAAAGATTGCCAGCACATCCTCTTGTTTCCCCCAAACCAGAAAGTAATGTCATAGGAACCTCTAAATTGGTCACAAAGCATAGGAAGAAAGGTGTTCATGGAAGCAACCACATTGCCTCCCAGAAAGCCTTAAAGGTTTCTTCAAATGTGGTTCATCGGAAAGAGTTAAGTAGAAACAGTGACCTAACGGTAGAGTGTCAGGATATAGATAACACTAGgatgataaaaaagaaacataagtgGATTAGTAGAGACAGTGTTGTTCCTCCCCAACAAGATATGGCTAAATTATCTGAGAAGGAATTGGCAACGAGTACAGAAAATCTAACAGATTGtgattttcttcccccttccaaaAGGCCAAATAGGAATGTCAGTAGATCAGCAGGTTCTTTAAATAGGAAAACTAAACGAATTTTGTGGTCTCTAGGACCAAGAATGCTTTTCAGATCTCCAGGTAGAAGAGTGAAAAGAAACACGAGGAAAGATCTTTAA
- the RRP1 gene encoding ribosomal RNA processing protein 1 homolog A isoform X2, with protein MNREWIGIDRLRLDKFYMLMRLLLNQSFEALKRSGWEESQVELLLDILMKEILHPDSQAPCGVKSHFIDIYLEELTKVGAEELTADQNLKFVIPFCKIASRTKDSTLLYNIVGGIFDAILEQAPFAIEDLIRELNANQEDSELLETESDDMTSIRLHGKQKKGKKGKDSFSSEDKPKVKKQSNGKGHIGLVLQFNYEEIADRLFEMASRQSTPSLNRKHLYKLVRKFQSLAEGIFPQDGLPRRKKLNKNRLQQKKTRLPKSKLKREKGKKDEKQNIETDVPFEKDKSRTTKRKEMKKRKHMSTDSSFPYEKDISDTAIPLNPQNDSSGRPCKRKKIQGPKVGKVSDGFQENKNDETETQKHEKKQELTDLEVVMPAIRKNRKKDACKKIETKKQQKKNLDTPLQTAFIETPAVKRLPAHPLVSPKPESNVIGTSKLVTKHRKKGVHGSNHIASQKALKVSSNVVHRKELSRNSDLTVECQDIDNTRMIKKKHKWISRDSVVPPQQDMAKLSEKELATSTENLTDCDFLPPSKRPNRNVSRSAGSLNRKTKRILWSLGPRMLFRSPGRRVKRNTRKDL; from the exons ATGAACCGTGAGTGGATTGGAATAGACAGATTGCGCCTGGATAAGTTCTACATG CTAATGCGCCTGCTTCTGAACCAGTCCTTTGAGGCATTAAAAAGAAGTGGATGGGAGGAAAG TCAGGTTGAACTACTTCTGGATATCCTAATGAAAGAAATTTTGCACCCAGACAGTCAGGCACCTTGTGGAGTAAAGTCTCACTTTATTGACATATACTTAGAAGAACTGACTAAAGTAGGAGCAGAAGAG CTTACTGCAGATCAAAACCTGAAGTTTGTTATTCCGTTCTGCAAAATAGCATCTAGGACAAAGGA TTCTACTTTGCTGTATAATATAGTTGGAGGTATTTTTGATGCAATTTTGGAACAAGCTCCCTTTGCCATTGAAGATTTAATAAGAGAATTAAATGCAAACCAAGAAGACAGTGAACTGTTAGAAACTGAATCAGATGATATGACATCTATAAGATTACATGGGAAGCAAAAGAAAG GAAAGAAAGGCAAGGATTCCTTCTCAAGCGAAGATAAACCAAAAGTGAAAAAGCAGAGTAATGGAAAGGGACACATCGGGCTTGTCCTTCAG tttaactATGAGGAAATTGCTGATAGACTGTTTGAAATGGCCAGCAGGCAAAGCACTCCTTCCTTGAATAGGAAGCATCTCTACAAATTGGTCAGAAA gttcCAGAGCCTAGCTGAAG GCATATTCCCTCAAGATGGCCTTCCTCGGCGGAAAAAGTTGAATAAGAACAGACTTCAACAAAAGAAGACTCGTCTAccaaaatcaaaattgaaaagagagaaag ggaaaaaagatgaaaagcagAATATAGAGACAGATGTGCCTTTTGAGAAAGACAAGTCAAGAactacaaagagaaaagagatgaaaaaaaggaagcataTGAGTACAGATTCTTCTTTTCCATATGAGAAAGATATATCTGATACAGCTATTCCCTTAAATCCTCAAAATGATAGCTCAGGGAGaccatgtaaaagaaaaaagattcaagGACCAAAAGTTGGAAAAGTATCAGATGGCTTCCAGGAGAATAAGAATGATGAAACAGAGAcccaaaaacatgaaaaaaaacaagaattgacAGACCTTGAAGTGGTGATGCCAGCCATCcgcaaaaacaggaaaaaagatgcTTGTAAGAAGATAGAAACCaagaaacagcaaaagaaaaactTGGACACCCCACTTCAGACAGCTTTTATAGAAACTCCTGCTGTCAAAAGATTGCCAGCACATCCTCTTGTTTCCCCCAAACCAGAAAGTAATGTCATAGGAACCTCTAAATTGGTCACAAAGCATAGGAAGAAAGGTGTTCATGGAAGCAACCACATTGCCTCCCAGAAAGCCTTAAAGGTTTCTTCAAATGTGGTTCATCGGAAAGAGTTAAGTAGAAACAGTGACCTAACGGTAGAGTGTCAGGATATAGATAACACTAGgatgataaaaaagaaacataagtgGATTAGTAGAGACAGTGTTGTTCCTCCCCAACAAGATATGGCTAAATTATCTGAGAAGGAATTGGCAACGAGTACAGAAAATCTAACAGATTGtgattttcttcccccttccaaaAGGCCAAATAGGAATGTCAGTAGATCAGCAGGTTCTTTAAATAGGAAAACTAAACGAATTTTGTGGTCTCTAGGACCAAGAATGCTTTTCAGATCTCCAGGTAGAAGAGTGAAAAGAAACACGAGGAAAGATCTTTAA